One window from the genome of Paramisgurnus dabryanus chromosome 20, PD_genome_1.1, whole genome shotgun sequence encodes:
- the tmem254 gene encoding transmembrane protein 254, whose protein sequence is MAESDGRAYFRRSSLFWIVIVSLSISFYTWVVFWPKDVPYDSLGPLGALARHFVDYRYSVIYYGWFLTWVVHLFEACFALKVCSEKGINSTSTRLMWFGQTFLFGFASLGLLIKYKPGGRFKRH, encoded by the exons ATGGCTGAAAGTGACGGGCGCGCGTATTTCAGGAGATCCAGTTTGTTCTGGATTGTCATTGTATCTCTGTCCATCAGTTTCTACACG TGGGTGGTGTTTTGGCCTAAGGACGTCCCGTACGACTCTCTGGGTCCCCTCGGTGCTCTGGCCAGACATTTTGTTGACTATCGTTACTCTGTGATTTACTATGG ATGGTTTTTGACCTGGGTTGTACATTTGTTTGAGGCTTGTTTTGCGCTGAAAGTGTGCAG TGAGAAAGGGATCAACAGCACGTCAACCCGTCTGATGTGGTTCGGTCAGACCTTCTTGTTCGGTTTCGCTTCTCTGGGCCTTCTGATCAAATATAAGCCAGGCGGTCGATTCAAGCGGCATTGA